The following are from one region of the Arachis duranensis cultivar V14167 chromosome 10, aradu.V14167.gnm2.J7QH, whole genome shotgun sequence genome:
- the LOC107470603 gene encoding U-box domain-containing protein 14, giving the protein MAKCHRNNVGSVVLDHRHPAKNAATAGHFRWNSISASSIRRIVLDAVSCGTSRYGYHQRHDDDDEGSSSAATSTASLASGKEEALVELKQVVKDLQQGEDLAKRRMAATTVRSLAKERSEVRGTLAMLGAIPPLVGMLDSEDVHSQIASLYALLNLGIGNDANKAAIVKVGAVHKMLKLIESPDATNSSVSEAIVANFLGLSALDSNKPIIGSSGAIPFLVRTLQDLDYECSHQAKQDALRALYNLSIFPTNSSFILETELVPFLVSSIGDMEVSERVLAILSNLVPTPEGRKAISAVKDSIFILVDVLNWTDSPECQEKASYILMIMAHKSYSDRQVMIEAGIGSSLLELTLLGSTLAQKRASRILECLRTDKGKQVSRSYGRGSLGADISAPIFSASPSFTKASGGGGKGYLEEEEEEEDTMSEEKKAVKQLVQQSLQNNMRKIVKRANLRQDFVPSQHLASLTSSSTSKSLPF; this is encoded by the exons ATGGCAAAGTGTCACCGGAACAACGTCGGATCCGTCGTACTCGACCACCGCCACCCTGCCAAGAATGCTGCCACCGCCGGCCACTTCCGCTGGAACTCCATCTCCGCCTCCTCCATCCGCCGGATCGTTCTCGACGCCGTCAGCTGCGGCACCTCACGCTACGGTTACCATCAGCGccacgacgacgacgacgaagGATCCAGCTCCGCCGCAACTTCTACAGCGAGTCTGGCCTCCGGCAAGGAAGAGGCGCTGGTGGAGCTGAAGCAAGTGGTGAAGGACCTGCAGCAGGGAGAGGACTTGGCGAAGCGGCGCATGGCGGCGACGACGGTGAGGTCGCTTGCGAAGGAACGATCGGAAGTTAGGGGAACGCTCGCTATGCTTGGAGCTATTCCTCCGCTCGTCGGAATGCTCGATTCCGAAGACGTTCATTCTCAGATTGCTTCGCTCTATGCGTTGCTCAATCTCGGGATCGGCAACGATGC AAACAAAGCAGCCATCGTTAAAGTTGGTGCTGTTCACAAGATGTTGAAGTTAATTGAATCACCGGATGCTACTAATTCATCAGTTTCTGAAGCAATTGTTGCTAATTTCCTTGGATTGAGTGCTTTGGATTCAAATAAACCAATAATTGGATCCTCTGGTGCAATTCCATTCCTAGTTAGAACCCTTCAAGATTTGGATTACGAATGTAGCCACCAAGCCAAGCAAGATGCTCTTCGAGCTCTATACAATCTATCAATCTTTCCAACCAACAGTTCATTCATTTTGGAAACTGAGTTGGTCCCCTTTTTGGTTAGTTCAATTGGAGACATGGAAGTGAGTGAGAGAGTGCTTGCGATTCTAAGCAATCTGGTTCCAACTCCAGAGGGCAGGAAAGCTATCAGTGCTGTAAAGGATTCGATCTTCATTCTGGTGGATGTGTTGAATTGGACGGATTCGCCGGAGTGCCAAGAGAAGGCGTCATACATTTTGATGATTATGGCACACAAATCCTACAGCGACAGGCAGGTCATGATTGAGGCTGGGATTGGATCATCGCTGCTTGAATTGACCCTTCTTGGTTCCACATTGGCACAGAAAAGGGCCTCAAGGATCTTGGAATGTTTGAGGACAGACAAAGGGAAACAAGTTTCTAGAAGCTATGGTCGAGGAAGCTTGGGGGCCGATATCTCTGCGCCTATTTTCAGCGCGTCGCCATCTTTTACGAAGGCTTCAGGTGGAGGAGGTAAAGGCTAtttggaggaagaggaggaggaggaagatacGATGAGTGAGGAGAAGAAAGCAGTGAAGCAATTAGTCCAACAGAGTTTGCAAAACAACATGAGGAAAATTGTCAAGAGGGCCAACTTGCGTCAAGATTTTGTTCCATCCCAGCATTTGGCTTCACTTACTTCAAGTTCAACTTCTAAGAGCCTGCCATTTTAA